Proteins encoded together in one Thalassotalea crassostreae window:
- a CDS encoding YeiH family protein — protein MSNFFAKCNSYYSGVAISVLIAIASGALAARYDAPVMLFALLLGLALHFLYESPKHQAGINFSSRAVLRFAVALLGVRIAFSDIVSLGITPPMIVMVSMALMMLFGIVLSKALGLSRVFGVLSSGSVAVCGVSAAAAISTVLPRKEYEEKFFALTVIGVTTLSTIAMVVYPLIVAYLGLPDDLAGVFIGGSIHDVAQVVGAGYSISPEAGDIATYIKLLRVALLLPIVMIIFFSFKERGSKMEGGVTTFIPLFLIGFFILAVLNNIGLIPAEVANMIKTLSSWCLVVSIAAIGVKTSLKQIVSVGWKPVVLITAETLVFAVLILAGIYLFA, from the coding sequence ATGAGCAATTTTTTTGCTAAATGTAATTCTTATTACTCTGGCGTAGCCATCAGTGTATTAATTGCTATTGCATCAGGTGCATTAGCTGCTCGCTATGACGCACCAGTTATGCTGTTTGCACTGTTACTTGGTTTAGCATTACACTTTTTATATGAATCGCCTAAGCACCAAGCCGGTATTAATTTTTCATCACGAGCGGTATTGCGGTTTGCTGTAGCATTGCTCGGAGTACGTATTGCCTTTTCGGATATCGTTTCGCTTGGTATAACACCACCAATGATAGTCATGGTCTCGATGGCATTAATGATGCTATTTGGTATCGTGCTATCTAAGGCGCTTGGCTTATCAAGAGTCTTCGGTGTATTGTCATCTGGCTCTGTTGCGGTATGTGGTGTTTCAGCGGCCGCTGCGATTTCAACGGTTTTACCGAGAAAAGAATATGAAGAAAAGTTCTTTGCATTAACCGTTATTGGTGTAACAACGCTAAGTACTATCGCCATGGTTGTTTATCCGTTAATTGTTGCTTATTTAGGCTTACCAGACGATTTGGCCGGGGTATTTATCGGTGGTTCAATTCATGATGTCGCACAAGTGGTGGGCGCAGGCTACTCAATTTCTCCTGAAGCCGGTGATATAGCGACTTACATCAAGCTACTGCGTGTTGCACTGTTATTGCCGATAGTGATGATTATCTTTTTCTCGTTTAAAGAACGTGGCTCTAAAATGGAAGGTGGGGTGACAACGTTTATTCCATTGTTTCTTATTGGATTTTTTATTTTAGCAGTGCTCAATAATATCGGCTTAATTCCTGCTGAAGTTGCTAACATGATCAAAACATTATCGAGTTGGTGTTTAGTAGTCTCAATTGCGGCAATTGGCGTTAAAACCTCATTAAAACAAATTGTTTCCGTAGGTTGGAAACCAGTCGTGTTGATAACGGCTGAAACTCTAGTGTTTGCGGTGCTGATTTTAGCGGGCATTTATCTATTCGCATAG
- a CDS encoding carbohydrate porin: protein MSLKFKSLIAASISLALSPMVFAKDGQRVGSPSATENEIEDHKHSPRIGWKESLEKNYGLSVAADYNSYAINSGDVYDGADETAASGVFRFMGSWAATENGSLNFKIEHRHAYTDRDPKFYGLFNQGYAGMPGANFSDQGGRITNLYWRQNFNDGNTIVWGGFLDATDYIDAFAQASPWTDFTHLTLATGNGTMALPDDAAFGFAAGHMLNKNFYVLGGVIDATGYSEVDEFTDNIDAFFSENKYHKSIEFGYTGAGKGAIYMDNVHVSLWHQDGGTRHNAGDGMGGYMTDDSHGVNFSASFMMGQWMPFFRAGMSEGSAPLLSKSVTVGAGYYGLLQEKDTLGFAVQLAEVNEDQMGHDGNQVISQMYYKIPVTDYFQIIPDVQYIKNSEGVAAEDDQVVIGLRARIIL, encoded by the coding sequence ATGTCGTTAAAATTTAAATCGCTTATCGCAGCTTCAATATCGTTAGCATTGAGTCCAATGGTTTTTGCTAAAGACGGTCAACGTGTTGGTTCTCCAAGCGCTACAGAAAACGAGATTGAAGATCACAAGCACAGTCCGCGTATAGGCTGGAAAGAATCTTTAGAAAAAAACTATGGTTTAAGCGTGGCAGCCGATTATAACTCTTATGCCATTAATTCTGGTGATGTATATGATGGTGCAGACGAAACCGCAGCTTCTGGTGTATTCCGTTTTATGGGCTCTTGGGCGGCCACTGAAAATGGTTCATTAAATTTTAAAATTGAACATCGTCATGCGTATACAGACAGAGACCCGAAGTTTTACGGTTTATTTAACCAAGGATATGCTGGTATGCCTGGTGCTAACTTCAGTGATCAAGGCGGACGTATAACCAATCTTTATTGGCGCCAAAACTTCAACGATGGTAACACCATTGTTTGGGGTGGTTTTTTAGATGCTACAGATTATATCGATGCCTTTGCGCAAGCAAGTCCTTGGACCGACTTCACACATTTAACGCTGGCCACAGGTAATGGTACTATGGCTTTGCCTGACGATGCTGCGTTTGGTTTCGCCGCAGGACATATGCTAAACAAAAACTTCTATGTATTAGGTGGCGTTATCGATGCAACGGGTTACTCAGAAGTTGATGAGTTTACCGACAACATCGATGCCTTCTTCAGTGAGAATAAGTACCATAAATCAATTGAGTTTGGTTACACTGGAGCTGGTAAAGGTGCAATTTACATGGACAATGTACATGTATCATTATGGCACCAAGACGGTGGTACTCGCCACAATGCTGGTGACGGAATGGGGGGTTACATGACTGATGACTCTCACGGTGTAAATTTCTCAGCTAGCTTTATGATGGGGCAGTGGATGCCATTCTTCCGTGCTGGTATGTCTGAAGGTTCTGCGCCGTTGCTTAGTAAGTCTGTAACAGTAGGTGCTGGCTATTACGGTTTATTACAAGAGAAAGACACCTTAGGTTTTGCCGTACAGCTTGCTGAGGTTAACGAAGATCAAATGGGTCACGATGGGAACCAAGTTATCTCGCAAATGTATTATAAAATTCCTGTAACTGATTACTTCCAGATTATTCCTGATGTGCAATACATTAAGAATTCCGAAGGTGTTGCAGCTGAAGATGATCAAGTTGTAATCGGTTTACGCGCTCGTATAATTTTATAA
- a CDS encoding acyl-CoA dehydrogenase family protein, with product MNLSLTEEQMMIQDMAKKFAESELAPVAAHLDETGDQEIFKKNLAQLSELGFMGLNIKAEYGGVEAGVVAFSLAITEIAKACASTAVTTSVSNMVAEVIQAVGNEQQKQTYLPRLCSGEYLAGGFCLTESGAGSDPAGMKTTAVKDGDDYILNGSKIYITSGNFAGVFVVWAVTDPDAKKGRGISCFIVEANTPGINISKNEDKMGQKASPTNEVHFENCRVPASALMGQENKGFGVAVGELAGGRIGIGSLALGIGLAALDYAKEFTKERKQFDQPISNFQGLQWMMAERYTEMEAARLLIMQAAYLKEQGLPFGPAASMAKLFAAEKANTACYDALQMLGGAGYIKEYPLERMARDVRITSIYEGTSEIQKVIIARDLLS from the coding sequence ATGAACCTTTCATTAACTGAAGAACAAATGATGATTCAAGATATGGCAAAGAAATTTGCGGAATCTGAGTTAGCCCCTGTTGCTGCTCATCTTGATGAAACCGGTGACCAAGAAATCTTTAAGAAAAACTTAGCGCAATTGTCTGAGTTAGGTTTTATGGGATTAAACATCAAAGCTGAGTACGGTGGCGTTGAAGCAGGGGTAGTTGCGTTTTCTTTAGCAATAACTGAAATTGCCAAGGCATGTGCATCAACTGCGGTAACCACGTCGGTAAGTAATATGGTTGCTGAAGTTATTCAAGCTGTAGGTAATGAACAACAAAAGCAGACTTATTTGCCAAGACTTTGTAGCGGTGAATACCTTGCAGGCGGGTTTTGTTTAACTGAATCTGGTGCAGGCTCTGATCCTGCAGGGATGAAAACTACGGCAGTTAAAGACGGCGATGACTATATTTTAAATGGCAGTAAAATCTATATCACCAGTGGAAACTTTGCCGGTGTATTTGTGGTTTGGGCTGTCACAGATCCTGACGCAAAGAAAGGTCGTGGCATTTCTTGTTTTATCGTTGAAGCAAATACGCCAGGTATAAATATAAGCAAAAATGAAGACAAAATGGGACAAAAAGCTTCACCAACAAATGAAGTACATTTTGAAAATTGTCGTGTACCAGCAAGTGCTCTAATGGGCCAAGAAAATAAAGGCTTCGGTGTTGCCGTTGGTGAGTTAGCTGGCGGTCGTATTGGTATTGGCTCGCTTGCTTTAGGTATTGGTTTAGCTGCATTAGATTACGCCAAAGAATTTACCAAAGAGCGAAAGCAATTTGACCAACCAATCAGCAACTTCCAAGGCCTACAATGGATGATGGCTGAACGTTATACCGAAATGGAAGCGGCGCGATTGTTAATTATGCAAGCGGCATACTTAAAAGAGCAGGGCTTACCGTTTGGACCTGCGGCGTCTATGGCTAAATTGTTTGCTGCAGAGAAAGCAAATACCGCGTGCTATGACGCTCTGCAAATGCTTGGTGGTGCTGGCTATATTAAAGAATATCCACTTGAACGTATGGCACGTGATGTGCGTATCACGTCCATATATGAAGGCACTAGTGAAATTCAAAAAGTCATTATTGCTCGAGATTTGTTATCTTAA